In Synechococcus sp. A18-25c, a single window of DNA contains:
- the nusB gene encoding transcription antitermination factor NusB, with amino-acid sequence MQTRTLSRELALLVLGQCAERDHSAAANHTLDVLLQKALDSLMQHWREVLDHCAGDLEKAQQSLLDSELQDSPDAGDAAPVRAHLRDSLTSAEQVLNGLSASLELPRLLALADQDRVREEAMRRIHLVLDSRDTIDQQLDGVMEGWRLSRLPRIDRDILRLAVVDLGAMKTPASVACSEAVELANRYSDEQGRRMINGVLRRLQNATV; translated from the coding sequence ATGCAGACTCGCACTCTCTCCCGTGAGCTCGCCTTGCTGGTGCTAGGCCAATGCGCTGAGCGCGATCACTCCGCTGCTGCCAACCACACCTTGGACGTGCTGTTGCAAAAGGCCCTCGACAGCCTGATGCAGCATTGGCGAGAGGTGCTTGATCACTGTGCTGGGGACCTGGAGAAAGCTCAACAGTCTTTGCTTGACAGCGAACTTCAGGACTCTCCGGATGCCGGTGATGCTGCACCTGTGCGCGCGCACCTGCGCGACTCACTCACCAGTGCGGAGCAAGTTCTGAATGGTCTTTCCGCCAGCCTTGAGCTTCCGCGTCTGCTGGCACTGGCCGATCAGGATCGGGTGCGCGAGGAAGCCATGCGCCGCATTCATTTGGTGCTTGACTCTCGGGACACCATTGATCAGCAGTTGGATGGTGTGATGGAAGGCTGGCGTCTGAGTCGATTGCCGCGCATCGATCGCGACATTCTTCGTCTCGCAGTTGTCGATCTCGGTGCCATGAAGACGCCGGCATCTGTGGCTTGCAGCGAGGCCGTGGAATTGGCCAACCGCTACAGCGATGAGCAAGGTCGTCGCATGATCAATGGAGTTCTGCGTCGGCTGCAGAACGCCACTGTCTAG